The DNA segment TCAAGAGTCGGAGCAAATCAGTCTTGAAGGAAAAACGATGGGAACGACTTATCATATTAAATATATTGATGAGCATACCAAAGAATTGCTTAAACCAGCAGAGATAAAAAAAGAAATAGATCATTTGTTGGTGGGGGTGAATAATGCGATGTCTACCTATCAAAAAGATTCTGAAATTAGTCGTTTTAATCAATCGATAGAAATAAATAAACCTTTTGTGATTTCTAAAGACTTTGCAACAGTTGTTAAAAGTGCATTTGAGTTAAATAAAATCACTCAAGGTGCGTTAGATATTACCGTTGGACCTTTAGTCAATTTATGGGGATTTGGACCTGATAAACGATTAAATCAAGCACCAACAGAACAACAAATCGCAGAAAAATCACAAGCAGTTGGAATTAATAAAATTAGACTTTTGTCTGAAAATAATCAATTTAGTTTAGTGAAAACTCACTCAAAGGTGTATATTGATACTTCTTCGATTGCAAAAGGATTTGGCGTTGATAAATTGGCACAATATTTAGAACAACTAGGCATTGAAAATTATCTTGTAGAGATTGGCGGAGAGTTAAGAGCCAAAGGGAAGAATATACATAAAGATGATTGGCAAATTGCTATAGAAAAACCAACTCTAGTACAGGGGCAAGAAATTCAAATTTTAGTGCCTATTAGTAACTTAGGTATAGCCACATCAGGAAGTTATCGTAATTATTTTGAAGATGACGAAGGAAATCGTTTATCGCATATTATTGATCCAAAACAGCTAAAACCAATTAGCCATAATCTTGCCTCTATTACCGTATTAGCAAATACATCAATGAAAGCAGATGGTTTAGCGACAGGGTTGTTTGTACTTGGTACAGATAAAGCATTAGAAATTGCAGAAACAGAACATTTAGCGATTTTTTTAATTATTAAAACAGATAATGGCTATGAGACTAAAATGTCGAGTGAATTTAAGAAATTAACACATTTATAATTGATTATTTGGAGTGATAAATGGAAACTATTTTATTAACCTTTGGCTTTTTTCTTGCAATCATTTTTGCAATGTCAATTGGCTATATTGTTAAAGGTAAAACAATTAAAGGAAGTTGTGGGGGGATCTCTGCATTAGGAATGGAAAAAATGTGTGACTGTGAAGAGCCTTGTGATAACTTAAAAGATAAGGTTGAAAAAGGTCAAGCAGATCCAACAGAACTTGAGCGTTTTAAACAAAATTCCTCTTTTTATGAAGTGAAGTAAAGGGTATGAAATCACAAACATTTGTAAATAATTGCTCACAAGTGACCGCTTGTCAGTTAACTGAAAATGCGACGAAAAAGGTTATCTGTGGAATGTCTGGTGGTGTGGATTCTTCCGTTTCTGCTTTTATTCTTCAACAACAAGGTTACCAAGTGGAAGGCTTGTTTATGAAGAATTGGGAAGAAGATGATGATACGGATTACTGTACCGCAGCGGCTGATTTAGCCGACGCTCAGGCA comes from the Pasteurella atlantica genome and includes:
- a CDS encoding FAD:protein FMN transferase, whose translation is MNKLKLFGALALALFLLSGCNQESEQISLEGKTMGTTYHIKYIDEHTKELLKPAEIKKEIDHLLVGVNNAMSTYQKDSEISRFNQSIEINKPFVISKDFATVVKSAFELNKITQGALDITVGPLVNLWGFGPDKRLNQAPTEQQIAEKSQAVGINKIRLLSENNQFSLVKTHSKVYIDTSSIAKGFGVDKLAQYLEQLGIENYLVEIGGELRAKGKNIHKDDWQIAIEKPTLVQGQEIQILVPISNLGIATSGSYRNYFEDDEGNRLSHIIDPKQLKPISHNLASITVLANTSMKADGLATGLFVLGTDKALEIAETEHLAIFLIIKTDNGYETKMSSEFKKLTHL
- the nqrM gene encoding (Na+)-NQR maturation NqrM: METILLTFGFFLAIIFAMSIGYIVKGKTIKGSCGGISALGMEKMCDCEEPCDNLKDKVEKGQADPTELERFKQNSSFYEVK